The following proteins come from a genomic window of Deinococcus aestuarii:
- a CDS encoding shikimate kinase: MSSPLAERVEAGLTAYLASPDVPEGVAGGQGVAVTLTDGLSTRLSPMHGSGLIERPVTWVALAGFMGTGKSRVGWELSRMLALHFVDTDKLITRVVGKTIPEVFAQEGEGYFRACEQEVVHRVTRLDHAVVSLGGGTFIHEANRRTLLERGPVVVLWASPETVYQRTKHSDRPLLQTLDPLSRIRTLMTEREEHYRQGTLHVHSDGRPAEEIAAEIVERLWDWAEADVEAELVGAERATD, from the coding sequence GTGTCGTCGCCTCTGGCGGAGCGGGTGGAGGCCGGGCTCACGGCGTACCTCGCCTCACCGGACGTTCCCGAGGGTGTGGCGGGCGGGCAGGGTGTGGCGGTCACGCTCACGGACGGGCTTTCCACTAGACTGTCCCCCATGCACGGGTCCGGCCTGATCGAGCGCCCCGTCACGTGGGTGGCGCTGGCGGGCTTTATGGGCACCGGGAAAAGCCGGGTGGGCTGGGAACTCTCGCGGATGCTCGCCCTGCACTTCGTGGACACCGACAAGCTGATCACCCGCGTGGTCGGCAAGACGATCCCCGAGGTCTTCGCGCAGGAGGGCGAAGGCTACTTCCGCGCCTGCGAGCAGGAGGTCGTCCACCGCGTCACCCGCCTCGACCACGCGGTCGTGAGCCTGGGGGGCGGCACCTTCATCCATGAGGCCAACCGCCGCACCCTGCTGGAGCGCGGGCCGGTCGTCGTGCTGTGGGCGAGCCCCGAGACGGTCTACCAGCGGACGAAACACAGCGACCGCCCCCTCCTCCAGACGCTCGATCCCCTCTCACGCATCCGCACGCTGATGACCGAGCGCGAGGAGCATTACCGTCAGGGCACCCTCCATGTCCACAGCGACGGGCGCCCCGCCGAGGAGATCGCCGCCGAGATCGTGGAGCGGCTGTGGGACTGGGCCGAGGCCGATGTGGAGGCGGAACTCGTCGGGGCCGAGCGTGCGACGGATTGA
- the aroC gene encoding chorismate synthase — protein MRYLTAGESHGPQLTAIIEGLPSHLPLGKGDIDPWLRRRQGGYGRGRRMVIETDEAQILSGVRAGRTTGAPVTLAIENRDHRNWTEIMSPEPGGEPRKKALTDARPGHADLTGGIKYRHKDLRDVLERASARETAARVAVGSVALKLLSELGVEGANYVASLGGIETRQPFSWDALETIEESDLRTPDADAAVMMRERIDQAKKDGDTLGGILEVRFRGLPVGLGSYVHWDRKLDGKVAQACLSVQAMKGVEIGRAFENAVKPGSGVHDAVYYGEGGYARETNAAGGLEAGMTNGEELIVRVAMKPIATLMKPLPTVNVVTHEASDAARERSDTTAVPAAGVILQCVIGWVLAGALLEKFGGDTLPELQERVQAARAYARTY, from the coding sequence ATGAGGTACCTGACCGCCGGGGAGTCGCACGGGCCGCAACTGACGGCCATCATCGAGGGGCTGCCCTCGCACCTGCCGCTGGGCAAGGGTGACATCGACCCCTGGCTGCGCCGTCGGCAGGGCGGCTACGGGCGGGGCCGCCGCATGGTGATCGAGACCGACGAGGCCCAGATCCTCAGCGGCGTGCGTGCGGGCCGCACCACGGGGGCGCCCGTCACCCTCGCCATCGAGAACCGCGACCACCGCAACTGGACCGAGATCATGTCCCCCGAGCCCGGCGGAGAGCCCCGCAAAAAGGCCCTCACCGACGCCCGCCCCGGCCACGCCGACCTCACGGGCGGCATCAAGTACCGCCACAAGGACCTGCGCGACGTGCTGGAACGGGCCTCGGCGCGCGAGACGGCGGCGCGCGTGGCGGTCGGGTCGGTGGCCCTCAAGCTCCTCTCCGAACTCGGCGTCGAGGGGGCGAACTATGTGGCGAGCCTCGGCGGGATCGAGACCCGGCAGCCCTTCTCCTGGGACGCGCTGGAGACCATCGAGGAATCCGACCTGCGCACCCCGGACGCGGACGCGGCGGTCATGATGCGCGAACGGATCGACCAGGCCAAGAAGGACGGCGACACCCTCGGCGGCATCCTGGAGGTGCGGTTCCGGGGCCTGCCAGTGGGCCTGGGGTCCTACGTCCACTGGGACCGCAAGCTCGACGGCAAGGTCGCGCAGGCATGCCTCAGCGTGCAGGCGATGAAGGGCGTGGAGATCGGGCGGGCCTTCGAGAACGCGGTCAAGCCCGGTAGCGGCGTGCACGACGCGGTGTACTACGGGGAGGGGGGGTACGCCCGCGAGACGAACGCGGCGGGCGGTCTGGAGGCGGGCATGACGAACGGCGAGGAACTCATCGTCCGGGTCGCCATGAAGCCCATCGCCACGCTGATGAAGCCGCTGCCGACGGTGAATGTCGTCACGCACGAGGCGTCGGACGCGGCGCGCGAACGCAGCGACACGACCGCCGTGCCCGCCGCCGGGGTGATCCTCCAGTGCGTGATCGGCTGGGTGCTGGCGGGCGCGCTGCTGGAGAAGTTCGGGGGCGACACCCTGCCGGAACTTCAGGAGCGCGTGCAGGCGGCGCGGGCCTACGCGCGGACCTACTGA
- a CDS encoding type II secretion system protein GspD, with amino-acid sequence MKRYALLLTAALGMAAAQTPPAPAPAAPTPVSVLADRQLSGASVTFALPGPGSDMTSRLLALAMSAGYEILLEPGVNAVLRGEGSGDVPGSQGAAPASPAQVSYSFVQKPFNEVWPLVLDLYGLSYETLRVGGKPVLRVSAKPVQRIVKLPGTLSAPLVERQLKLSFGTLKTVSNSQGNAASAQGASSSTTETTREEVVLDSPTMRIIAEPASNSVIIRGTNQEVAQVQRLLDEIVAVQPPAVRTAPAPAPAAPTPDVQRVYSVKGQQADITALLGAQYPALKVTPVGQTGQLVITGQTGQLDAALALLAQVDRAAPPPQAGPQTVQRVFQLVNASAEEVKATLEGRAATTATTSSAINTALGQTYDSTTYALPGQPGAITGITPTASTTAQSPSDKSAAANSINPVFVADKRSNILIVRGTAEQVAQIAELIPQLDQVVPQINVQVRIQEVTEDASRSLGVDWKVGFGGFNVTLGGGGLGAAFDPTQSLMGFNVFPTLKAQENQGLSKQVYDGSITMQSGQRSLGGSGSTQNSSNGAAATIKSGGRLELNIPSGAANVPPIQKQIDYGVNLDFFDPQVAPDGTITLRVRGQVNTPKSTITPTSVPNVLDFANSEAQTIITFKNGQTVLLSGLLGNTETSGKGGTPFLSSLPVIGGLFGKQTTTKKATQLLVVITGSIVK; translated from the coding sequence ATGAAGAGATACGCCCTCCTGCTGACCGCCGCGCTCGGCATGGCCGCCGCGCAGACGCCCCCCGCTCCCGCCCCGGCGGCGCCGACCCCCGTCTCCGTCCTCGCCGACCGGCAGCTCTCGGGCGCCAGCGTGACCTTCGCCCTGCCCGGTCCCGGCAGCGACATGACCTCCCGGCTGCTGGCCCTGGCGATGAGCGCGGGCTACGAGATCCTCCTCGAACCCGGCGTGAACGCGGTCCTGCGGGGAGAGGGCAGCGGCGACGTGCCCGGCTCCCAGGGCGCCGCCCCCGCCAGCCCCGCGCAGGTGTCCTACTCCTTCGTGCAAAAGCCCTTCAACGAGGTCTGGCCGCTCGTGCTCGACCTCTACGGCCTGAGCTACGAGACCCTGAGGGTCGGCGGCAAGCCCGTCTTGCGGGTGAGCGCCAAGCCCGTTCAGCGAATCGTCAAGCTGCCGGGCACCCTCAGTGCCCCGCTGGTCGAACGGCAGCTCAAGCTGTCCTTCGGCACGCTGAAGACCGTGAGCAACAGTCAGGGCAACGCCGCTTCGGCCCAGGGGGCCAGCAGCAGCACCACCGAGACCACCCGCGAGGAAGTCGTGCTCGACTCGCCCACCATGCGCATCATCGCGGAGCCCGCCTCCAACAGCGTGATCATCCGGGGCACGAATCAGGAGGTGGCGCAGGTTCAGCGGCTGCTGGACGAGATCGTCGCCGTGCAGCCCCCGGCGGTCCGCACCGCCCCGGCCCCGGCGCCCGCCGCCCCCACGCCCGACGTGCAGCGCGTCTACAGTGTCAAGGGCCAGCAGGCCGACATCACCGCGCTCCTCGGCGCGCAGTACCCCGCCCTCAAGGTCACGCCGGTCGGGCAGACCGGGCAACTCGTGATCACGGGGCAGACGGGCCAGCTCGACGCGGCCCTCGCCCTGCTCGCCCAGGTGGACCGCGCGGCGCCGCCCCCCCAGGCCGGGCCGCAGACGGTCCAGCGCGTCTTCCAGCTCGTGAACGCGAGCGCCGAGGAGGTCAAGGCGACGCTGGAGGGCAGGGCTGCAACCACAGCCACTACCTCTTCTGCAATTAACACGGCTCTCGGTCAGACGTATGACAGCACTACCTACGCTCTACCTGGACAACCGGGCGCTATTACAGGGATAACGCCCACGGCATCTACGACCGCTCAAAGCCCATCAGATAAGAGTGCGGCAGCAAATAGCATAAACCCCGTCTTCGTTGCCGACAAACGCAGTAATATCCTCATCGTGCGTGGCACTGCGGAGCAGGTGGCGCAGATCGCCGAACTTATCCCGCAGCTCGATCAGGTCGTGCCGCAGATCAACGTGCAGGTGCGAATTCAGGAGGTCACCGAGGACGCGAGCCGCAGCCTGGGCGTGGACTGGAAGGTGGGCTTCGGGGGCTTCAACGTCACGCTGGGGGGGGGCGGGCTCGGCGCCGCCTTCGATCCCACCCAGAGCCTGATGGGGTTCAACGTCTTCCCGACCCTCAAGGCCCAGGAGAACCAGGGCCTGAGCAAGCAGGTCTACGACGGCAGCATCACCATGCAGAGCGGGCAGCGGTCGCTGGGCGGAAGCGGCAGCACGCAGAACTCGTCGAACGGCGCGGCAGCCACCATCAAGTCTGGCGGACGGCTGGAACTCAACATCCCCTCAGGCGCGGCGAACGTGCCCCCCATCCAGAAGCAGATCGACTACGGCGTCAACCTCGACTTCTTCGACCCGCAGGTCGCCCCCGACGGCACGATCACCCTGCGCGTGCGCGGACAGGTCAACACGCCTAAGTCCACCATCACGCCGACCTCCGTGCCCAACGTCCTCGACTTCGCCAACAGCGAGGCCCAGACCATCATCACCTTCAAGAACGGCCAGACCGTGCTGCTGAGCGGCCTGCTCGGCAACACCGAGACGAGCGGCAAGGGGGGCACGCCCTTCCTGTCGAGCCTGCCCGTCATCGGCGGCCTGTTCGGCAAGCAGACCACGACGAAAAAGGCCACGCAGCTCCTCGTCGTCATCACCGGCAGCATCGTCAAGTAA
- a CDS encoding type 4a pilus biogenesis protein PilO — protein sequence MSVKLAPRWVFLIVLAACVLAAMMWYFLRFGPRQQEITLLRGDLELTRSRAEGYRAAQRALPELRQTVARLEVEQDQFLRALPATAQFGTVLDEVRRNVTAAGADLTTFTVQSGDVAGLPGGVRPINLSLSVRGRFAEVFRALRSLETQNRFTTVGALGLQLPQADALDPQLEGTLGLTVYTFDQTQAGAGAGAAPQAPDAAPAAPPAQGGTQ from the coding sequence ATGTCCGTTAAGCTCGCGCCGCGCTGGGTCTTCCTGATCGTTCTCGCCGCGTGCGTGCTGGCGGCGATGATGTGGTACTTCCTGCGCTTCGGGCCGCGCCAGCAGGAGATCACGCTGCTGCGCGGCGACCTGGAGCTCACCCGCAGCCGGGCTGAGGGGTACCGGGCCGCCCAGCGGGCCCTGCCCGAGCTGCGCCAGACGGTCGCGCGGCTTGAGGTGGAACAAGACCAGTTCCTGCGCGCCCTGCCCGCCACCGCCCAGTTCGGCACCGTGCTCGACGAGGTGCGGCGCAACGTCACGGCGGCGGGCGCGGACCTCACGACCTTCACCGTGCAGAGCGGCGACGTCGCGGGGCTGCCGGGCGGGGTGCGCCCCATCAACCTGAGCCTGAGCGTGCGCGGGCGCTTCGCCGAGGTCTTCCGGGCCCTGCGGTCGCTGGAGACGCAAAACCGCTTCACGACCGTGGGCGCCCTCGGCCTGCAACTGCCCCAGGCGGACGCCCTCGATCCCCAGCTTGAGGGCACGCTCGGCCTGACCGTGTACACCTTCGACCAGACCCAGGCGGGCGCGGGGGCGGGCGCGGCCCCCCAGGCCCCCGACGCCGCTCCCGCCGCCCCGCCCGCCCAGGGGGGAACCCAGTGA
- a CDS encoding fimbrial assembly protein yields the protein MVELNLLPPQERKRSEPNVWKYAAFVLPPVTILALFVPELLVGRQLGALRAEQDRLNGEIAALAATKSEYDRLTATQRTLEEVTAVAGRLRDGKTYWTNDVAAFSAQLPAGGGVALTSMNVKPLDAGTLSTLQQGGVYLGKNVVREIDLSGTARSQQAVVNFLNVYENDPNFAVNFRSLGQEGETGRYTFAASVGLVGKAAPTDAPAGTPAEGTPTPASTGSAAGGDDVR from the coding sequence GTGGTTGAACTCAACCTCCTTCCCCCACAGGAGCGCAAACGCAGCGAGCCGAACGTCTGGAAGTACGCGGCCTTCGTTCTGCCGCCCGTGACGATCCTCGCGCTGTTCGTCCCCGAGCTGCTCGTGGGCCGTCAGCTCGGGGCCCTGCGCGCCGAGCAGGACCGCCTGAACGGGGAGATCGCCGCCCTGGCCGCCACCAAGAGCGAATACGACCGCCTGACGGCCACCCAGCGCACGCTGGAGGAGGTCACGGCGGTGGCCGGGAGGCTGCGGGACGGCAAGACGTACTGGACGAACGACGTGGCGGCCTTCTCCGCGCAGCTTCCGGCGGGCGGCGGGGTGGCGCTGACCTCGATGAACGTCAAGCCCCTCGACGCGGGCACGCTGAGCACCCTGCAACAGGGGGGCGTGTACCTGGGCAAGAACGTGGTGCGCGAGATCGACCTCTCGGGCACCGCGCGCAGCCAGCAGGCGGTGGTGAACTTCTTGAACGTCTACGAGAACGACCCGAACTTCGCGGTCAATTTCCGCAGCCTGGGCCAGGAGGGCGAGACGGGCCGCTACACCTTCGCGGCCTCGGTGGGACTGGTCGGGAAGGCGGCCCCGACGGACGCCCCGGCCGGGACCCCGGCGGAGGGCACCCCCACCCCGGCCTCCACCGGGAGCGCGGCTGGAGGCGACGATGTCCGTTAA